The following coding sequences lie in one Candidatus Aenigmatarchaeota archaeon genomic window:
- a CDS encoding DMT family transporter, translating to MDSSKKAYGYLLLAVVVWSTNPAVAKLALAELDNFQVLFYMCIFAIISLFTVNLLQGKLGLLLEYSPGDYLKMFVLGMLGIFLYHAFLLGGFALAPAGQVNVMNYLWPVFVILFSIPLLKERLTPVTLLSVSISFIGALIAFTGGNLRFSSDYTQGYILAALGALCYGLFSVLGQKWNYENYSGMLVYSLSAAALIIPITLVFSSFTVPLVLTTWLAVAFLGGVVNSLAVVFWFKALELGDTHKMANLVYAVPFLAMIWTYLLNAELFSAGSIVGLALIVMGVLIRLRYK from the coding sequence ATGGACTCCTCTAAAAAAGCATATGGTTATTTGCTTCTGGCAGTAGTGGTCTGGTCAACCAATCCAGCTGTTGCAAAATTGGCTTTGGCTGAATTGGATAATTTTCAGGTTCTATTCTACATGTGCATTTTTGCAATAATTTCTTTATTCACAGTTAATCTGTTACAGGGAAAACTTGGTCTTCTTTTAGAGTATTCTCCAGGAGATTATCTTAAGATGTTTGTTTTGGGAATGTTGGGCATTTTCTTATACCATGCGTTTTTGCTTGGAGGTTTTGCTTTGGCCCCTGCGGGACAGGTTAACGTAATGAATTATCTTTGGCCCGTATTTGTTATACTATTTTCGATACCCCTACTGAAGGAAAGACTGACCCCCGTAACCCTTCTATCGGTTTCAATTAGCTTTATTGGGGCACTGATCGCCTTTACGGGAGGTAATCTGAGATTTAGCAGTGACTATACCCAAGGATATATTCTTGCCGCCTTGGGCGCTTTATGCTATGGCCTTTTTTCTGTTCTCGGGCAAAAATGGAATTATGAGAACTACTCGGGTATGCTGGTCTATTCTCTTTCCGCTGCAGCACTTATCATACCCATCACCCTTGTTTTTTCCAGCTTCACTGTGCCCCTGGTACTGACCACCTGGCTGGCAGTTGCATTTCTTGGAGGGGTGGTTAATTCACTTGCGGTAGTGTTTTGGTTTAAGGCACTGGAATTGGGGGATACTCACAAGATGGCAAATTTGGTCTATGCTGTTCCTTTCTTAGCCATGATTTGGACTTATCTACTGAATGCCGAGCTATTTTCAGCAGGTTCCATAGTGGGATTGGCTTTAATCGTGATGGGAGTCTTGATACGGCTTCGATATAAGTAG
- a CDS encoding YfcE family phosphodiesterase: MAYLIISDLHIPDRAKSIPKKILQEARLAEGIIYAGDFTEKSILEELLEANSNLVAVRGNCDRLDLPEFISFEKYGKNVGVTHSHHFGRGNIKALEEIAKSRGLDVLIFGHTHWPFAEKFGEKLILNPGSANGVVPGAGMSPGKTYALLELSPTPKAIIKIIKKIE; the protein is encoded by the coding sequence ATGGCCTACCTCATAATAAGCGACCTACACATTCCGGACAGGGCAAAGAGCATCCCAAAAAAAATTCTGCAGGAGGCAAGATTGGCCGAAGGAATAATATATGCTGGAGACTTTACCGAAAAAAGCATCCTTGAAGAGCTTTTGGAAGCAAATTCCAACCTTGTTGCCGTAAGAGGTAACTGCGACCGGCTCGACCTGCCGGAGTTTATATCTTTTGAAAAATACGGAAAAAATGTAGGGGTGACCCATTCGCACCACTTTGGAAGGGGGAATATAAAGGCCCTTGAGGAAATTGCAAAATCGAGGGGGCTGGACGTGCTTATTTTTGGGCACACTCACTGGCCATTTGCTGAAAAATTTGGAGAAAAGCTTATTTTAAACCCTGGAAGCGCAAATGGGGTCGTTCCAGGAGCGGGAATGTCCCCCGGAAAAACCTACGCGCTTCTCGAACTCTCTCCAACTCCAAAAGCAATTATAAAAATTATAAAAAAGATAGAATAA